The Fusobacterium necrophorum subsp. necrophorum genome includes the window CAATACTTTTTTCAGCATCCAACACAATATCTCTCCCATCATAATTTTCAATCATTCTCGGATTGACATGCTTCCCATTGTAATTCGGTGCCGTATCCATATGAGCTATCCACCCGACACTGGCTACTCCTTCTTGAGTTGCCGGTAAGGTTGCCATAACATATCCGTTTTTATCCAAAGTAATATCTTCTAAGCCGATTTCTTTTAAATCTTCTACAAGTATTTTGGCTAAATCCCATTGTCTTTCGGTGCTGGGACAAGTTTCCGAAGCCTCATCAGAAGTCGTATGAATTTTTACATACTTTAAAAATCGATTTACTAATTCTTCTCTCATTTTAGTGTTTCCTCCCTTTCTTTCTCCGACTTTAAATATTCTAAATGTTTTAATTCTCTCTTAATCAAAATAAAGGTTACGATGGTGGCAATAAAATCAGATAGAGGAGAAGCGTACCAAACTCCGTTCAAACCCCAAATGGAGGATAAGAAAAATAAACAAGGAATCAATACCAAAATTTGTCTGGACATACTAATAAGAAAACTTAATTTTGGCTTTCCAACTGCCTGAAAATAAATGGAAGAAACAATTTGAAATCCTACAATAGGAAAAACAAGTACCTGCCTTCTCAAACCATATTCGGCAAGTTGTAATAAAGATTCCTCTTTGGTAAATAGAACAATCCAGTATTGGGAAAATAACTCTATCGATAAAAAGCCGACAATACAAATAACACTGGCAGCTCCTATTCCTTTGAACAAAGCCTCTTTTACCCTATCATATCTCCTCGCTCCATAGTTATAGCCTAAAATTGGCTGTACTCCTTGATTGATTCCAAAAATGGGCATCAGTAACAAAGACATAATGGATTGAATAATTGCCATAGCTCCTATGGACAAATCTCCGCCATATTGCCGTAAAATGACATTCATAATATAGTTGATAGCACTCACTCCAACCTGTACTCCAAAAGAAGAACTTCCCAAAGCTATCACTTTCTTGCTTAGGTCACAATGTAAACGAATATTTTTCTTTTTCAGTTTCATCACACTCTTAGACGATGTAAAGTAGTAAATAGTCCAAAGAAAAGAAACTATTTGAGAAAGAACGGTCGCTAATGCCGCCCCTCTTACCCCCATATGTAAAGTAAAAATGAAAATAGGGTCCAGAATAACATTGACAAAGGTTCCAATCAATAAAGTTAACATTGCCATTTTCGGATTTCCATCGGAACGAATGGCTGAATTTAAAATATAACTCAAGGTCGTGGGAAGAAATCCTATTGCAACAATCTCCAAATATTGTTTTGCATAGGGGTAACTTAAATCACTTCCTCCTACGAAATAAATCACTTTTTTCATAACCAGAAAAATCAAAATCATAAAAACAAGGGAAAAAATACTTCCTAATACTAAGGAATTTCCCAAAAATTGCTCCGCTCTATCCCTTTCCTTTTTTCCCAAATGTAAGGAAATATTTGCAGAAGACCCTAAGCCTACCAGCAGAGCAAAGGCAAAAGAAAGTAACATGACAGGGAAAATAACGCCTACCCCTGTAATTGCCAAATGTCCAACCTTTTCAATATGACCGATATAAATTCTATCTACCACATTGTATAAAGCATTGACAATCATTCCCACAACTGCCGGTAATGAAAATTTCCACAGCAGCTTTCCGATGCTCTCCTGTTCCAAAAAATTATGAGATAAACTCATACAACCTCCCTTTCTTACTCTATTCCTTTCTGTAAAAGTGTTTCTTTTACTTCTGCAACAATCGATTCCGGCAATAGGAGAACGATATTATCTCCTGATCGCATAATGCTATCCCCTTTCGGAATCTTCTCTGTTTCATTTCTTCTCAAGGCGACAACGAGAACTTCTTCTCCCCATTCTACCTCGGAAATCTTTTTTCCATCCAAGTAAGATTCTGCCGCAACCGGAACAACAATTAAAGTTTTTCCCATGCTCTCTACTTCATGTGTCTCTTCAAAATCATCTTTTGGCATTCTTTCATATAAAATATCATACACAGGTGACAGTTTCAATAGGGCAGTCACATAAAAAGCTACCACAGAAACGGTAACCAAAGCCAACAAATGATCAAAACTACCTGTCATTTCTAAAATGAGAACCGCTCCTGTAATAGGTGCCCTTACTACGGATACAAAATATCCCACCATTCCCAACACCATAAAGTGCACAATAATATTCGGATCGAATGGAAAAAAATGCAATAACAACAAAGCGAAAATTTTTCCTAAAATCGCTCCTAAAACCAGCATAGGTAGAAAAATTCCTCCCGCAAATCCGGTAGCATAGGAAAGCGAAGTAAATAACAATTTTATCAAGAAAACAAAGAACAGGAAAAGAATTCCTTGCTGTAATTGCGGTAAGGATTCTACCAATTCATGTCCCCCTCCCGTTACTTCCGGAAGAACCAAACATAGAAGAAAGGAGGTACTCATCACAAAAACAACCTTCATCCATCTGGAAATTCGAATGCCTTGAAAAATATTCTGTGTTTTTACTAAAGTCGTCGTAAACAATTTTCCAAAAAAGGCAATGAGAATTCCAAATAAAATATACAAAGCAAATTGTAAATAAGGATTGATGTCTCTAGGATAGGATACCAGCATAGAAAAAGCCGTATCAATTCCAAAAAAACGTCTTCCGATGAAATCGGAGGCGATGCTTGCTACAAAAATACAAATAATTAACTTCGCCGTTAAAAATTTATGTAACTCTTCCAGGCTGAACATGACTCCCGCCAAAGGAGCTCCGAAAGCTCCGGCAAGTCCTGCACTCGCTCCACTGGTAATTAAATAATTTTCATCCACTCGGTTGCAACGAAAGCCTTTAGCAATTCCACTGGCTACATAGGAGCCTAACTGCACGGAAGGACCCTCTCTTCCCAAAGAAAGTCCTGCTCCTATTCCGAAAAGTCCTCCCACAAATTTTGCCGCCAATTGTGCAAACCAATGCTTATAATGAACTGTTCCCAAAATAATTCCTTTTACTTGGGGAATTCCGGAGCCTGAAGTTCTCGGATATTTTCGATACAGAAAATCAATGAAAAATCCTATCACTAAAAATCCGATCCACAATTTAATCAAAAAAGGATAATTGGTTAGCGTACTGGGAGAGACAAACGTTTCTCGTAATACATTAAAAATATGCAGGGCATAGCGATAGAAAGAGACAATGATCCCGGTAATCAATCCTACCATTAAACATAAAAAATATAATTTTCCGTTGCTATTCTGAATATGATTTAGATTTTCCTCCACATTCAACACTTGTTTAGACATCAATATCACCCACAAATACAAAATTCGCCTTTCCATAAATCATTACAACATCATCTTTCACTTCCACAAACACATCTCCACCCTCTGTATAAAAATGCGCTTCTCCTGATATTTTTTGTAAATGCTGCAAAATAACTCCACAAGAAGAGCAACCGGTGGAACAGCCTAAGGTCCTCCCTGCTCCTCTTTCCCAAGTTTTTATTTGAACTTCCTTCGCATTTAATAGCTTCACAAAATTTACATTAGTCTTTTTGGGAAATAAGGGATGTTTTTCCAGTCGGGACCCCCAGTAGTTCAACTCCTCATCCTTCATAAAATCCTCTACCAAAATGGCTATATGAGGAACTCCGACTGTTACACGATAAAAAACAAATTCTCTGCCTTCTATTTCCACTCTTTCCTCTTGGAATTCTTTTTCCCATTCCGCTTTTCCCATCTTCACTTGAACAGAGGAGACCTGATTTTTTTCATCAATGGTCAACACAATTTCCTTTACTCCATTGTCCGTTTCTATCGTCATAGTTGTCTTTCCAACTATCTCATTTTCATACATATAACGAGAGAGACAACGAATTCCATTTCCACACATTTCTCCTCGACTTCCGTCAGAATTATAATAATTCATTTTCATGTCTGCAATGGAACTGGATTCACAAAAAAGAATTCCATCGGCTCCTATTCCAAAATGTCTATCACAAAGTTTTTTAGCAAGTTTATTTATCTCCCTTATTTTCCGATTTCTTCCATCGAAAATGACAAAATCATTTCCGGCTGCTTCCATTTTCCAAAACTTCATTTTTTTACTCCTCAAAAATATTTTATCTATCATAACATTATATACAACTTTTGACGAAAAATCAATGTGTAATTCCTCACTTTCCTCTTTGAAAAAATGTTTACTGTTTTAATAAAAAATGCTATAATAAAGAAAATTTAAGGAGGAAATGAAAATGGAACGATTAAGCTCGGAAGAAATAGAAAAATACATAAACGAAATCAAAGAGAAAGGTCTTTATGAAAAATATCAGGCAATGATTTTGGATGATTTTGAGGAACACCATGTTGTTTATCTTTTAGAAGAAAATGAAATCATCGCTCTTGCCTATAAAAATCAGGTAACTCCTTACTCCATGAAAGAATATTACAATTGGTATGAAATGAATTTACTGATAGAAGAAGACGAGTACGGATTATAATATGGGAATTGAAAATATCTCTTGATATCTGCATACACTTTACTAAGGTTATCAAAATAAAAAAGAATTAAAAAATTTTTAAAAAAAATTATTGACAATATAACTATTGTATGCTATTATTAAGTCAATCATATAACGTTTCCTTAAATTTTAGTTTTAATTTCTACGAAAAGAAAAGAGCCAAACAATTAAGTTTAGGCTCTTTTCTTTTATTCCTGCCATTTTAAATACTGCTTTTTCTATCTCTGAAACCCCTGAAAAATCGTTGAAAATTTCTCCTACTGATAACAAATTGTTAACAAAAATTAAAAATAGCTACTTTTATCTTTATTTTTGGAAAATCTAAAAAAATAACTACAAAATTTTAATCTCTCACGGATTTTATAGCCGAAATCACAGGCTTTTTTTCTTCATCCAAATATACTTTGCCTATCACTCCATATACATCTCTTAACATTTTTTCACAAATCACTTTATTCGCACTTCCTGCATCATAGAGCTTTCCCTCCTCTGTTAATATTACAATATAATCTGCGTACCTTGCCGCTAAGTTTACATCATGTAAAATAGCAATAATATCAATCCCTTTTTCTTTTACCAATTTTTTTAACAAAAAACAAAGTTCCAACTGTTTTTGTAAATCAAGAGAATTGGTCGGCTCATCCAATAAAATAATTTTGGGATTTCTGACTAGAGTCTGAGCAATGAAAACAAGTTTTTTTTGTCCTCCACTCAAATGATTGAATACATTCCCTGCTAATTCTTCTATGTTTAAATCTCGAAGTACCTCCATTGCAATTTTTAAATCTTCTTCAGAAACTTTTGATTTTAACTCCGGCAATCTTCCTAATAAAACAATTTCCAATACGGTTAAGGTTGAAATATCCAAATCCATTTGAGGCAAATAAGACATCCATTCTATTTTTTTCTCGAATGCCATATTCCCGATATCACAGTCTCCATATAAAATATCTCCTGTATAATCCAACAAACCGAAGATTGATTTTATCAATGTGGATTTTCCGGCTCCATTTGGTCCAAGAATGACATTCAATCCCTTTTGAAATTCCACAGAAAAATTATGAAAAATATTTTTTCCACCCTTCCTATACGCAAAGTTTAAATCTTGTACTTTTAACATTATAAACTCCTCATTTTTCCAAAAATAATTGCTATAAAAAATGGAATTCCTATAACGGAAGTGACCAATCCGATGGGTAAAATGACTCCGGGAATAATGAGCTTACTCAATAAAAAAGAACAAGATAAGATAACAGCTCCTAGTAAGGCAGAAAGCGGCATGAAAAATCGCTGATCTTCTCCTACAAATTGTCTTGAAATATGAGGAGCTACCAAACCGACAAAGCCTATAGTTCCAACAAAACTAACAGATACTGCAGATAATAAAGAGACTATTAAAATGGTCCTTCTTCTCAATTGTTGAACAGGAACCCCTATACTCCTCGCTTTGTTATCATCCAGTGTCATTGCCGTCAGCTTCCAAGCGTTTCGATACAACACAATGGAAGTAAAAAGTAAGACCCAAAAAACAAAATAAAATTTATTCCACGTTGTTTTTAATAAACTGCCAAATGTCCAGAAAATTAAACTTTGTAACTTATCTTCTTCCGCAATATATTGTAAAATCATAGTTAAAGAAGAAAAGAGAAAATTTAAGGCAATCCCAAATAAAATAATTGCCGTTTTACTTATTCTTTTTTGAAAAGAAAACACATAGATCCCTAAAGAGACTAATACTGTAAAGAAAAAAGCATTTCCCGTCACTGCTAGAGTATCCGGCAGAAAGAAGACGTTACTGTTTAAAAGCAATCCCATAGCCGCTCCAAAAGAAGCTGCAGAAGTAATTCCCAAGGTATAAGGACTGGCAATAGGATTTCTAAGAATGCTTTGAATTTCGCAGCCTCCTACTCCTAAGGAGGCTCCGACAACAACTGCCATCAATGCCATAGGCATTCTAACCTGCTTCACAATCATAACATGATTTCCTCTTCCCTCATTCCTGAAAATTATTTCCAGAATTTCTAAAATAGTAATGTGAGAAGAACCAACAGAAACATTTAATAAAATTAAAAATAATAGAATTAGAAATAGAAAAAATAGTATCCGCATTCTTTTTCTTATCATCTTCCGATAAATTTGACTTCCTTGCTGCATCTTTCCTCCTAGCAGTTAAAATACGGGACAGTAAATATCTCACATTTTAAAAATTATTTTTCAGCATCTTTTAATTCATAAAACCAGGTACTTATACTACTATCCAACAACATAAATTTCTTAAAAAACTCATCTAATATTTTTTCCGGTTGAACATCTTTAAAATCCTCCGGATATAAAATCTTTGCTATTTTTAAAGACGGATAAAAAGCATAAATAGATCTATTAGTAGAATGAGCAAATTCATAAATTCTTTTTTTCTTAACCGCATTTAGATTTTTCCAACCATTTCTATGAACAATATCAAACTTAAATTGTTTTTTAGGACTTACTTTGCTAAGCCATCCATCATTGACTCCACTTATAATAATAAAATCCGGATTGCTTTCTAAAATATATTCAGGATCCAATTTATTTCCACTTCCTTTTCCTGCCGGAGTATTTATCAATAATTTATCCGCTATATTTTCTCCACCTGCAAGTTTAATAAGCATCCCCCAACCCGTTTTACTTGTAGAAGTAGAGCCTATGATTTCGGAATATCCTGATTTTTCATAATATACTGTTGGCTTTTTTGTTTTTTCCTGTACTTTTTTAGAAGCAATCAGTGAATATTGTTTTTCTATAAAATCACTCACTTCTTTTGCTTTTCTTTCTTCTTGAAAAATTTGCCCTAAAATTTTCATAGTTTGTGGAATAGATTTCTCCAATTGTTTTCCCGGAACATCGATTAAAACAATCTGAATTCCTGCATTTTTTAATATTTCTTCAATTTCAAGAGCATATTTATGAGCAGCCATGGCAGAATTTACAATCAAAACATCCGGCTGCATAGATAAAATCATTTCCAAATCAAAAGGTGCATTATGATCTGAAATTTGACCCGTATGTGTCATATAATTTCCGACAATAGGTGTATATAGCTTTGCATATTTATGCAGTCCACGTCCCCCGTCCTGCCCGGAACCGACCAACATGGAAAAAGCTTCTTTTCCTTTTAAAGGAATAATATAGTCAATCACATCCATGGTGCTAATGGCATAAGAAGAAATAGGTAGACCTAATTCCACTTTTCTCCCTTTTGCATCTGTAATCATAATCTTTTTAGTAACGGCCTTTTTTTTAGGCATTGCTTCTGCTTTAATCGGGATCATCATTTCTTGTAATTCTTTCTCTTTTATAGAATAATGATACTCTTTTAAATCCAGTCCTGATTTTTGTAAAGCATCCGCTACCGCTTCAATAATGGCATTACTGGTAATTGTTGCTCCTGAAACGGTATCTACATTTAAAGATTGTTGTTTGACAATCCATTCCGGAATTTTCTTTTCTGCAACATCTCCAATTCCCTTTGTCTCCTGTGTTTTTCCAATATGAATGGCCTGAATTTTGTTATCTTTTCCAAGATTGACTTTAACGGATATATTTCCATGATACCCCTTTGCTGTTCCTTCATACTCCTTTGCAAAAGTAGTAGAAAAAAGAAATATAAAAATAACTGTCATGAAAAAGAAAAATTTTTTTAATATTTTCATTCGTTCCCTCCTATCGTTTTATATTTACATTTTTATATTATTTATAAAGCATTTTAGTTTAAAATAGAACATTTATATAACTATATGATAGCACGTTTTCCAAAAAATATCCATCGAAAACTAAAAAAAAAGAGGGATTTCAGAGATTGTATTTCTAAAATCTCTAAAATCCCTTTGAACATTTCATTAGAAAATAACTCTTAGCCCTAAGCCTGCTCTCTTATTCTTTCCTTTGCTATCATATCCGATATTTGCTGTAATTCCATATCTTTCATTCTCCAATCCAAGATTTAAATCCGTACTTAGACTTCCTCTTCGATCTTCTTTTTCTCCTCGGATATGAAACCAGTCCGCATTTGTATAGGCTACTCTTGCTTGGTTCTTTCCCTTTGCAACTCGTCCTAATTCATTGCTATAAGCAACTCCTACTCTTGCTGTCAAAGCTCCCCTTGTGCTTAAATCATGTTTGTATCCTGCTTCCACTCCAATTTCCGGTTTTACGGAATAGTAATCATTCGCTTTCACTTCCAGTCTCACTTCTCCGTTCTTTTCTTTGATCTTTTGGAATCTTCCATACTCTACTTTTAATTCTCCATATGGTTTTACAAAAGTAGATTCACTGGTTCTAAATGTCTTGCTGACTTCGTTTGTTAGCGCAAGTCCATAAGTCCAGTATCTTGATTTGGCATGGAAGATCTCATCCACTACCAAATATCTACGATGCATTCGGTTTCTTCCTACAAACATTTCTCCAGATATGGTCCAGTTCAAACTATTGTTATGATCAAAAGCAGTCGATTTGAAGACTCCCCATTTTGCTTGTAGCATTTCTTCTTTCGATTTTCCAATGTCTTTGAACTTAAATTCATGATGAATCAAACCTGCATACCAACCGGTGGTATTCCCAAGTTGCACCGTTTCCTTTTCATGTAAGTAAGCAACTCCTTTTGCATGCGAGCTATAATCCATGACTCCAGCAGTATCCGTTTTGTATTCTCCTCGCATTCCAAAAGCTTTGATTTTGTTGGAATCTTTTGACTTGGTATCCCATTCTTTCTTGAGATATTTCAATTCTTTGTCTAAGATGGAAGCGGTTGCTTGGATTCTTTGTTGCACATTGGCATATTGATGTCCCATCATTTCATCAAAAGCTTGATACAATAAAACTTCTTCGTTATTTCCGATGCTGTTTAACTTTTGAAATAATTGATTTTCTCTTGTTTCTAATTCTTCTACTCCATATCGTTGTTCCAATCCGTCTGTAAAATTATAGGTATCTTGATTTTTCGCCCATTCTGTATAAGGAATTTTTGCCATATATAGATTGGTAACTTTTCCCGTTCCTGGATCCAAAGTAGGAGTCGTTATCCAACCCAATGAACCAGAATAAACATTCCATTTTGATACTCCACTTGATAATATTGCGTTATTATATGGATCTAATATTTTATTATCCTTTATTTGAATATATTTGCTGATTGTACTTGCCGCTGCTTCTGTTCCTATGATTAAATCAGCTTGAGAGGTTAAATGACCCAATCCTGTTATAGATGAAGTGAAATCTTTTCCTGACGTATTTACATATAGTCCTATACTATCTGCCGATACAGAGATTGGATTTCTAGCTGTTGTGCTTACTATTGTTGGTGTTACAACAACTCCTCCTGCTGTGATTGTTGCAGTTGTTGCTCCGGCAGGCGCTTCTATCACTACAGAACCGATTCCTTTAGAAGTTGGTGTTGAATTTAATAGTTTTGTTTCTTCAGAGCCGGAACCTGATACAGTAATGCTTCCATAGTTAGCTATTGTTCCTCCTTTTAATAGAACTCCATTACTTGCCGTTGCTGCAATATTGATTGTTCCATTATTTTCTAGTGTAGAACCTGAACCTAAAACCACTCCATTAACATTGGAAAGTCCACTAGCACCAGTTTTTATGGTTCCGTCATTTATTGCCTTCGCCCCTTCTTCTACATAGATCCCTGTAGTATTACTAGCATTTAAAATAATATCATGCTTGTTTGTAACTATAGTCCCTGTTTTTGCTCCATACATTCCTATACTATATGGACCATTTACATTGATGGTACCTTGATTTTCTACTGTTCCTGTTGTAGGAGCTGTAGTAGCATCTCCTATGTATCCGGCTGCCATACCTACGCCAAATAATTCATTAGTTACATCTGAGGCTCCTACGGTAATGGTAGCAGTGTTTGTTCCTTTTCCACCTTTAACCATATAGATACCTAAGTTGCCAACTCCACTTCCAAAATCAATATTTCCTGAGTTATCCACTATTCCGGAAGCATATATTCCATAGTTACGACCGATAGCCCCACTTGAACTAATATTGGTACTGTTAGTGATATGACTGGTTTCATCACTGGAATAAATAAAGGTTGCATTATTAGATAAAGTTGCACTTCCACCTGTACTTGTAATCGTATTATTCCCTATATTTACAAATCCAAATGAGGTATCTCCTAAGTTAAAAGTGCTTCCTGTACTTGTTATTGTTTGTCCGCTTCCTACCGTATATACTCCCACAGATTCTTTGGATGAACCTGTTGTAATACTTCCTGATACATTGACATTTCCGTTCTTTGAGTACAATCCTATTGAACCATTTCCAACTTTAATGTTTCCACTACTATTTTCTTCAAATCCATACATAGCGACTGAATAATCTCCTACTGTGATATTTCCCATATTTTTTAATGGATTGCTTCCGATTGAGGTTGCGTTGGTATACATAGCCACATTTGGATTGCTCAATGAAGCAGAGTTTCCTAATGTAATGCTTCCTTGGTTTATCGTATCATAGGAAGCACCATTTTGAGCGCGTTTTGCAAACATTCCGACATTCTTATCCCCACTGCTTGTTATATCTGCTGTATTTTCAAATGTTACAGTTCCTGAAATATTTCCCGGTTCATAAGTTAATCCTACGGAATCATCCCCATTTAATACAATTGTTCCTGCATTTTTAAGTCCTGTTGTCGTATTCTTAACTGTTGTTATATTTCCGGCGCTATCTTTTTCTACATCAGAATAGTAAATCGCTGTGGAGGAAGCACCTGTTGTTATATTTCCTGTATTCGAGATTTCTGTATTATTTAATCCATAGATTCCGGATGATGAATTTCCCACAGTTATTTTATTTGCATTGTGAATGATTGCATTTTTTCCATAAATTCCGGCTGAATTTAGTCCTGATAAATCAATAGTTCCATGATTGGTCAATGTTACAACTGCTTTTGTAGTTGTATCATTTTCTTGTGCCATAGCGATTTGACCTGCTTGTGTTCCTGTTATTGTATTGTTATTCGTTATAGCGGAACTTGAAATTTCCATTAAATTATATTCATCATTCGCATTATCTAAGTTTACTGCTTGATTTACATTTAAATGGCTATGGTATAACATAAAGGTTCTGAAGTTACTTCCTGTTATATGAGGTCTTTCACTTGCAGATAATCCACTGAATAAGTTTATTGCAGAAGTATTAGATAACTCCATATTTACTCTTTCTGTTAAGAACAATCTTGAGTCCTGATTCATGGTTAAATTTAAGTTACCTAATGTACTTGTTCCTCCATTTCCATAGCTACTTCTTGCCCAAGTTGCTATATTGGTTGGATTTAATGGAGTATAGCTACTAATTGTTCCTAATGTTCCTCCACCTGTATAATAGAAAGCGGTTCCTCTTTTTATGGTATCTGTTGACCCTTGTACTGTTGCATTTACCGGTCCTTTTAATAAAATGCTTCCGGTTGGGATATAAAATAGTAAAGCTCCTTTATTCGTTCCTGTTCCTGTTACTACTGTACTTGTTCCTCCATTGTTTCCAATCGAGATTGTTCCTCCAGCTGTAAAGAAGTTTACTCCACTATCATAAGCAGAAATGTTTGCAGAATCTATTGCTAAGTTCCCTGCTGAATATACTCCAACTGAGTTTTCTCCTGCTATATCTGCTGTTACATCCAAATTATTTCCAGTTAATGATGAGCCTGAAGTAACTACTAATGCTGCTGAACCTCTATTACTATTTGCGCCAGAAGATGTTCCATGTATTCCTGATGTTCCGTTTACTGTTAATGTTCCTCCTATTGCATTGACACTAGAATTTCCATCTACAATGAGACCATAAGCTGCATCTCCACTCACTGTAGTAGCTCCACTATATGCTAATGAACCATTATTATTTACATATACTCCGCTTGCTTCATTTCCTGATACATCTATTTTTGCGCCAGAGGCAATAGTACTATTACTTCCTCCAGCTAAATAATATCCTGTACTTTTATTTCCTGTCAATGTTACTGTACCAGAACTTACATTAATATTTGAAGCACTTGCTCCATAGTTTCCTATTGTTTCATTTCCTGTTAAAGTAATATCTCCACTATTATTTATTGTACTGTTTCCGATTGAATAAGTTCCAATTCCATATTGGCCATTGACTACTATATTTCCATTATTGGTGACTGTACCAGTATTTGCTATCGCTCCTATACTACGTGTAGCTGTAGTAGAAGCTCCAAGAGTTATAGTTCCACTATTTGTAATATTCCCATTATTGATTGCATACACTCCTACATTTCCGCTTCCATGAGTCAAAGTAATATTTCCAGTATTCGTCACGGTTCCTGCTGAGTATACACCGAAGTTGGAGCCGGTACTTCCTGTTGAAGTGATTGCTGTTGCATTTGTTATATTTCCTGTTGTATCACTTGAATAAATAAATACTCCATTGCCTGTTAATGTCGCTACTCCTCCTGCTATATTTAAAGTATTTCCACTACCTGTGTTAACAAATCCATAAGAAGTAGCCCCAATATTATATTTAGCATTTCTACTTGTTATAGTTTGTCCACTTCCTGTTGTAAACACTGCCGTTGCTTTGGTATCTCCCACTGTAATTGTTGGATTGGTACTAGCACTTCCAATATCTACACTTCCTCCTTGGGAATATAGGGCTATACCA containing:
- a CDS encoding autotransporter-associated N-terminal domain-containing protein, with amino-acid sequence MVKNQLREVEKNLRWIAKRNRNISFSIGLVLLYVMLGMNAFAQGVHATVATKQEIGLSTDRLSEMLRRIKEENSKKLKGTQLELVQLMEQGDQVVKSPWSSWQFGLNYLYNNWSKAYKGRGDKSEKYLYEEIFTRSNNFYERYVSPLSDQYSSFSINSNATSASSNNRNGLISGYGLVRVKQVEEPIVDFDVSAGVRPKQVVKGTITIADKNPVTPTQPEAIEFNTPTINIIPPTAVTITATAPTMTAPTVTTPTVTTPNLPTTLSFSPVTPSITAPTAPTVKLSTPPSILFNGTGFGQPNGASIPKSNIIMQNWSTYTPTGTINVQIEDSSTTWSGGNVNVNLIGGSSNTLNPGTTTTPLNAFISHVDDIDVDVKGTYNITSSKSRMPLFISLNPYMVGTYSAADKTFKLSGNLNMSTTGSGGIVGIEYQLLAGQHSGNVALSNVNNGTTTIILETSGNINMTNGKNMIGVMIDTEYFYDNNTTYFKKKPKYVNSGKITIDTNASNSIGIDFGYYRYKPNSSNENVKGPNTDVKVGNIIINGSQNYGYRQKDYTKQNNPPHNDGLSPQYYDAMGTVDGSTGVITLNGSNNVAYSIAQGKSTGDPIANFTAMQVEVNGKNNVGFLRNSDTKTSNHDSITLNDTKLGSTFNFGTAATGGVLIRSDIHEIILDKDITVGATGIQNSLMQAGKDGKVTLASGKSITSTSSDEFYGMTAGNFSGADSKEAVATNKGTLNIGGKKSLGMAIDVDDKGINNGTINFSGTNGAGVYNTGTFTAENSSEINVSGKSSIGAYNSKMLTINSGAKITGTAEDSTGIYATAGTATNNGTISMNGTSVKGLVVKGANANITNNNTVSVTGEKAVAAAALEGTITTETGDVSISGTSGIALYTGGVSGIINARSGNINSSNGGINVYADKGKINFSGATINTMANSLAFMQSSNGGTVDFSSATTADIATNGTAFYIPPATTPSTVTYTPFTGISSITGFNNLNNLTLKMSPNSNLAVASYVKTKVSDLATSSLTSLGAQIEGTGYNDYLLYKSELTADAGTTYADFKKIALSNSSIINNTTLSTTDDSVSLMAQENTETDKDWVKLINNATIELKGTNSLAMYASNGKIKNAAGASITVGDTGVAIYGSNKGAGSGDTDIENNDNITVGRGSTAIFAQNYTTTGLENNGIITLAGDNGIGMSYVSNLSSSTTVENKGIIMSTSLKSTGMYVAKDTNSFRYTALNSNKISLGASGIGMYTNVGSATTNPILSNTGTITVGDNGIGLYGYEEKTTGNVTAGKSGIALYSQGGSVDIGSASTNPTITVGDTKATAVFTTGSGQTITSRNAKYNIGATSYGFVNTGSGNTLNIAGGVATLTGNGVFIYSSDTTGNITNATAITSTGSTGSNFGVYSAGTVTNTGNITLTHGSGNVGVYAINNGNITNSGTITLGASTTATRSIGAIANTGTVTNNGNIVVNGQYGIGTYSIGNSTINNSGDITLTGNETIGNYGASASNINVSSGTVTLTGNKSTGYYLAGGSNSTIASGAKIDVSGNEASGVYVNNNGSLAYSGATTVSGDAAYGLIVDGNSSVNAIGGTLTVNGTSGIHGTSSGANSNRGSAALVVTSGSSLTGNNLDVTADIAGENSVGVYSAGNLAIDSANISAYDSGVNFFTAGGTISIGNNGGTSTVVTGTGTNKGALLFYIPTGSILLKGPVNATVQGSTDTIKRGTAFYYTGGGTLGTISSYTPLNPTNIATWARSSYGNGGTSTLGNLNLTMNQDSRLFLTERVNMELSNTSAINLFSGLSASERPHITGSNFRTFMLYHSHLNVNQAVNLDNANDEYNLMEISSSAITNNNTITGTQAGQIAMAQENDTTTKAVVTLTNHGTIDLSGLNSAGIYGKNAIIHNANKITVGNSSSGIYGLNNTEISNTGNITTGASSTAIYYSDVEKDSAGNITTVKNTTTGLKNAGTIVLNGDDSVGLTYEPGNISGTVTFENTADITSSGDKNVGMFAKRAQNGASYDTINQGSITLGNSASLSNPNVAMYTNATSIGSNPLKNMGNITVGDYSVAMYGFEENSSGNIKVGNGSIGLYSKNGNVNVSGSITTGSSKESVGVYTVGSGQTITSTGSTFNLGDTSFGFVNIGNNTITSTGGSATLSNNATFIYSSDETSHITNSTNISSSGAIGRNYGIYASGIVDNSGNIDFGSGVGNLGIYMVKGGKGTNTATITVGASDVTNELFGVGMAAGYIGDATTAPTTGTVENQGTINVNGPYSIGMYGAKTGTIVTNKHDIILNASNTTGIYVEEGAKAINDGTIKTGASGLSNVNGVVLGSGSTLENNGTINIAATASNGVLLKGGTIANYGSITVSGSGSEETKLLNSTPTSKGIGSVVIEAPAGATTATITAGGVVVTPTIVSTTARNPISVSADSIGLYVNTSGKDFTSSITGLGHLTSQADLIIGTEAAASTISKYIQIKDNKILDPYNNAILSSGVSKWNVYSGSLGWITTPTLDPGTGKVTNLYMAKIPYTEWAKNQDTYNFTDGLEQRYGVEELETRENQLFQKLNSIGNNEEVLLYQAFDEMMGHQYANVQQRIQATASILDKELKYLKKEWDTKSKDSNKIKAFGMRGEYKTDTAGVMDYSSHAKGVAYLHEKETVQLGNTTGWYAGLIHHEFKFKDIGKSKEEMLQAKWGVFKSTAFDHNNSLNWTISGEMFVGRNRMHRRYLVVDEIFHAKSRYWTYGLALTNEVSKTFRTSESTFVKPYGELKVEYGRFQKIKEKNGEVRLEVKANDYYSVKPEIGVEAGYKHDLSTRGALTARVGVAYSNELGRVAKGKNQARVAYTNADWFHIRGEKEDRRGSLSTDLNLGLENERYGITANIGYDSKGKNKRAGLGLRVIF